One genomic region from Rickettsiales bacterium encodes:
- a CDS encoding aminoglycoside phosphotransferase family protein: MDKFKDNVIKLYKDQGRKWLDKLPSIVAALSKEWNLTSLAPVNNLSFNYVLSGFQKDQPVILKLSFKQEDLAREVDALKSFAKHGGADVLEYQDKAVLLKKALPGDSLKNYLPNRREEALIIACNMAKNLHQSPIKKNNSFLTIEGRFSCLDREWNIPADHLQRAGVFKEEILKNSAEKVLLHGDLHHDNIVSDGEDWVVIDPKGVIGYPINEVWVFVQDLEKDLQMIAKEFNFDIAMLAKCYYAHVVLAACWNVEDNLDPSVFLKLADKAKHRFCF, translated from the coding sequence ATGGATAAATTTAAAGATAATGTTATAAAATTATATAAAGATCAGGGGAGGAAGTGGTTAGATAAGCTTCCATCTATTGTTGCTGCTCTTTCTAAAGAGTGGAATTTAACCTCTCTTGCTCCGGTAAATAATTTGTCTTTTAATTATGTATTGTCTGGCTTTCAAAAAGATCAGCCAGTTATTCTAAAATTGAGTTTTAAACAAGAAGATTTAGCAAGAGAAGTAGATGCTCTGAAGAGTTTTGCTAAGCATGGTGGAGCTGATGTTCTTGAGTATCAAGACAAGGCGGTGTTGTTAAAAAAGGCGCTACCTGGTGATTCTTTAAAGAATTATCTTCCAAACAGAAGGGAAGAGGCCTTAATTATTGCCTGTAATATGGCAAAAAACTTGCATCAATCTCCTATAAAAAAGAATAACTCATTTCTAACTATTGAAGGAAGATTTTCTTGTTTGGATAGGGAATGGAATATTCCTGCAGACCATTTACAAAGGGCTGGAGTTTTTAAAGAAGAGATTCTTAAAAATTCAGCAGAGAAAGTTCTCCTACATGGTGATTTGCATCATGATAATATAGTATCAGATGGTGAGGATTGGGTGGTGATTGATCCTAAAGGAGTGATAGGATATCCAATTAATGAAGTTTGGGTTTTCGTTCAAGATTTAGAAAAAGATCTTCAGATGATTGCTAAGGAATTTAATTTTGATATAGCTATGCTAGCTAAATGTTATTATGCTCATGTTGTGCTTGCTGCATGTTGGAATGTTGAAGATAATTTAGATCCAAGTGTGTTTTTAAAGTTGGCAGATAAAGCAAAACATCGTTTTTGTTTTTAG
- the gyrA gene encoding DNA topoisomerase (ATP-hydrolyzing) subunit A — METSKNLENQGLLPVNIEDEMKKSYLDYAMSVIVSRAIPDVCDGLKPVHRRILYAMNESGCYYNKPYRKSARIVGEVMGKYHPHGDSAIYDSLVRMAQNFSLRETLIDGQGNFGSVDGDSPAAMRYTESRLAKLSHSILDDLDKDTIDFKENYDGSEEEPVVLPAKFPNLLVNGAGGIAVGMATNIPTHNLGEVLDACCAYVDNHNISAEELLEIVKGPDFPTGGIILGQSGIRSAFLTGRGSVITRGKTHFEESKDKKQIIVIDELPYQVNKAKLVERIAELVKEKRIEGISDLRDESDKQGVRVVVELKKDAYGDVILNQLYTYTPLQTSFGVNMLALDRGQPKLMNLLDIIRAFVKFREEVVTRRTIYMLNKAKDKAHILIGLSIAVKNIDEVISLIRSSPDPDTAKQRLLERSWLANEVQELITLVGDTRNAVTDGHCFFTELQAKAILEMRLQRLTGLEYDKITAELAALATEITDYVDILSSRSRLLGIIKDEFLAIKEGFATPRKTSIEQSEFEQDIEDLIPKEDMVVTVTTGGYIKRTPLSTYRAQRRGGKGKSGITVRDEDVIVKIFTANTHDNVLFFSTLGKVYKLKVYKLPLASAQSKGRSLVNIFPMYEDEKINEVMILPGNEDSWDNLNIVFATDKGGIRRNSLADFKSVQSNGKIAMKLKGDDKIIGVRICHPEDHIFLAASGGRCVRFPVEAVRVFKSRDSDGVRGMRLADNDRLLSMSIISGSQFSIEERDSYLRIPLDLRLELATAEDNTLLEGKDFGLDNDKIMAMARDEEFILTITENGFAKRSSAYEYKATGRGGSGVVNIITSERNGNVVASMPINPEEQLLMITNKGTVIRCPVVDVRISGRATQGVVVFRTASNEQVVSAEKIPAEGVSEENDDIELS; from the coding sequence TTGGAAACGTCAAAAAATCTTGAAAATCAAGGGTTATTACCGGTTAACATCGAAGATGAGATGAAGAAGTCATATCTTGATTATGCTATGAGTGTAATTGTTAGTAGGGCAATTCCAGATGTTTGCGATGGATTAAAGCCTGTTCATCGTCGTATTCTTTATGCAATGAATGAGTCAGGATGTTACTATAACAAGCCATATCGTAAATCTGCAAGAATAGTCGGTGAAGTAATGGGTAAATATCACCCTCATGGTGATTCGGCTATTTATGACTCTTTGGTGAGAATGGCTCAAAATTTTTCTCTCAGAGAAACTTTAATTGATGGGCAAGGTAACTTTGGTTCTGTTGATGGTGATTCACCAGCAGCAATGCGTTATACAGAATCACGTTTGGCAAAGCTTTCACATTCTATTCTTGATGATCTTGATAAAGATACTATTGATTTTAAAGAAAATTATGATGGTTCAGAAGAAGAGCCAGTGGTTCTTCCCGCTAAATTCCCTAATCTTTTAGTGAATGGCGCAGGTGGTATTGCGGTAGGTATGGCTACTAATATTCCTACTCATAATTTGGGTGAGGTTTTAGATGCTTGTTGTGCTTATGTTGATAACCATAATATCTCAGCAGAAGAATTGTTAGAAATAGTTAAGGGGCCTGATTTTCCAACGGGAGGAATAATTCTTGGTCAGTCAGGAATTCGTTCTGCTTTTCTAACGGGAAGAGGTTCAGTTATAACCCGTGGTAAAACCCATTTTGAAGAAAGTAAAGATAAAAAACAGATAATAGTTATTGATGAACTGCCTTACCAGGTTAATAAAGCAAAATTAGTTGAACGTATTGCCGAATTGGTAAAAGAAAAAAGAATTGAAGGTATTAGTGATTTACGTGATGAATCAGATAAACAAGGTGTTCGTGTAGTTGTTGAGCTTAAAAAAGATGCATATGGTGATGTCATCTTAAATCAATTATATACTTACACTCCTTTACAAACCTCATTTGGGGTGAATATGTTGGCGTTGGACCGTGGTCAGCCAAAATTGATGAATCTTTTAGATATTATTCGTGCTTTTGTTAAGTTCCGCGAGGAAGTTGTAACCAGACGTACAATATATATGTTAAACAAAGCTAAAGATAAGGCGCATATATTAATAGGTTTATCTATAGCTGTAAAAAATATTGACGAGGTGATTTCTTTAATTAGAAGTTCACCAGACCCAGATACAGCGAAGCAAAGATTGCTTGAGAGAAGTTGGCTGGCTAATGAGGTGCAGGAGCTAATCACTTTAGTGGGGGACACTCGTAATGCTGTTACAGATGGTCATTGTTTCTTCACTGAGTTACAAGCTAAAGCAATTTTAGAAATGCGTCTTCAACGTTTAACGGGGTTAGAATATGATAAGATAACTGCAGAACTTGCAGCTCTTGCAACTGAAATTACCGATTATGTTGACATTTTGAGTTCAAGGTCTAGATTGCTTGGAATTATTAAAGATGAATTTTTAGCAATTAAGGAGGGTTTTGCAACCCCTAGAAAAACAAGTATTGAACAAAGTGAATTTGAGCAAGATATTGAAGACCTTATCCCTAAAGAGGACATGGTGGTTACAGTTACCACGGGTGGATATATCAAGCGCACTCCATTGTCCACCTATCGTGCGCAAAGACGTGGAGGAAAAGGAAAGAGTGGAATTACGGTTCGTGATGAAGATGTGATAGTTAAAATATTTACAGCTAATACTCATGACAATGTGTTGTTTTTCTCAACGCTTGGAAAAGTGTATAAGCTTAAAGTATATAAACTGCCATTAGCTAGTGCTCAGTCCAAGGGGCGCTCATTAGTAAATATCTTCCCTATGTATGAAGATGAGAAAATAAATGAAGTTATGATTCTTCCAGGTAATGAAGATTCTTGGGATAATTTAAATATTGTCTTTGCTACAGATAAAGGTGGAATACGTCGCAATAGTTTGGCCGACTTTAAGTCTGTTCAGTCTAATGGTAAGATTGCCATGAAGCTTAAAGGTGATGATAAGATTATAGGTGTTCGTATTTGCCATCCAGAAGATCATATATTTCTTGCAGCCTCAGGTGGGCGTTGCGTGCGTTTTCCTGTGGAAGCAGTGCGTGTATTTAAGAGTCGTGACTCTGATGGGGTGCGCGGTATGAGATTAGCTGATAATGATAGATTATTATCAATGTCTATTATTAGTGGATCACAGTTTTCTATTGAAGAAAGAGATAGTTATTTAAGAATTCCATTGGATTTAAGATTAGAGTTAGCTACTGCTGAAGATAATACTTTGCTTGAAGGGAAAGATTTTGGTCTTGATAATGATAAAATTATGGCTATGGCAAGAGATGAAGAGTTTATATTAACTATTACTGAGAATGGTTTTGCTAAACGTAGTTCTGCTTATGAATATAAGGCAACTGGCCGTGGTGGTAGTGGAGTGGTAAATATTATTACCTCTGAGCGCAATGGCAATGTTGTAGCAAGTATGCCTATTAATCCTGAAGAACAATTGTTAATGATTACGAATAAAGGTACAGTAATTCGTTGTCCGGTAGTTGATGTGCGTATTTCTGGTCGTGCAACTCAAGGAGTAGTGGTATTCAGAACTGCTTCAAATGAGCAGGTGGTTTCAGCTGAGAAAATTCCAGCAGAAGGTGTTTCAGAAGAAAACGATGATATTGAATTAAGTTAA
- a CDS encoding TIGR01459 family HAD-type hydrolase: MSDIQISPVREVVRSYDALLVDVWGVLHDGIVPYRGAVEFLNEMMTEGKRVIFLSNNPRPGFHTKKQFSDFGLNMDKAVIYTAGDAVREQLISWKDEVFSKLGRKLYHLGSEGNKDILDSIPVDVTEDITQADFLLITEYVLESQGMEVHDDLLKQAASLKLPAICVNPDLKARYGQENRYCAGMFTKRYEDFGGVAYYYGKPDSRFYNAVIAKHLVGYDKKKILMIGDTIETDIVGAKRAGIDSALVLTGNGEKIGDKLFIGETDVFKDSLSEPTWVTYGIKG; encoded by the coding sequence ATGAGTGATATTCAAATATCTCCAGTGAGAGAAGTTGTAAGGTCTTATGATGCATTGCTTGTTGATGTATGGGGAGTTCTGCATGATGGAATAGTTCCATATAGAGGAGCGGTTGAATTTTTAAATGAGATGATGACGGAAGGAAAGCGCGTTATATTTCTTTCAAATAATCCAAGACCTGGTTTCCATACCAAGAAACAATTTTCAGACTTTGGACTAAATATGGATAAAGCTGTAATTTATACAGCTGGAGATGCAGTTAGAGAGCAGTTAATATCTTGGAAAGATGAAGTGTTTTCTAAGTTAGGAAGAAAGTTATATCATCTAGGTTCAGAAGGAAATAAAGATATATTAGATTCTATTCCTGTAGATGTTACAGAAGATATTACTCAAGCTGATTTTTTATTAATCACAGAATATGTGCTAGAAAGTCAAGGTATGGAAGTTCATGATGATTTATTAAAACAAGCAGCTAGTTTAAAGCTTCCTGCTATTTGTGTTAATCCTGATTTAAAGGCACGATATGGCCAAGAGAATAGATATTGTGCTGGAATGTTTACTAAAAGATATGAAGATTTTGGTGGAGTTGCATATTATTACGGCAAGCCCGATAGTAGATTTTATAATGCAGTAATAGCAAAGCATTTAGTAGGTTACGATAAAAAGAAAATCCTGATGATTGGTGATACAATAGAGACAGATATTGTTGGTGCAAAAAGAGCAGGAATTGACAGTGCTTTGGTACTTACAGGTAATGGAGAGAAAATTGGTGATAAATTATTTATAGGTGAGACTGATGTCTTTAAGGATAGTTTATCTGAGCCAACTTGGGTTACTTATGGTATAAAAGGATAA
- a CDS encoding TIGR01459 family HAD-type hydrolase has protein sequence MNTPEVLSLSQLVKFYDALIFDIWGVLYDGINLYPGTTEFLNSIINSDKRVIFLSNTPRPGSIMTNKFINWGVNMDKAVIYTSGDAVREQLVNWNDDVFKKIGKKCYHLGGDRNQDILRDINIDLTSNVEEADFILLSAFLEEDEDLTTHDEVLKKAVDRDIPAICANPDVTAHQGNKIRYCPGTFANKYKEFGGVVHYYGKPDSRLFDAAIDKHLSGIDRSKILMIGDTMDTDILGANRAGIDSVLVLSGNGREVASRLSLGESDLFKNYKARPTWISKGIERL, from the coding sequence ATGAACACCCCAGAAGTATTATCTTTGAGTCAATTAGTGAAATTTTATGATGCTTTGATTTTTGATATTTGGGGTGTGCTATATGATGGAATTAATTTATATCCTGGCACTACTGAATTTTTAAACAGCATAATAAATAGTGATAAAAGAGTTATATTTTTATCAAATACTCCTAGACCCGGCAGCATCATGACCAATAAATTTATTAACTGGGGAGTGAATATGGATAAAGCTGTAATCTATACTTCTGGAGATGCAGTGAGAGAGCAGTTAGTAAATTGGAATGACGATGTTTTTAAGAAAATAGGCAAGAAATGCTATCACTTAGGGGGTGATAGAAATCAAGATATATTGAGAGACATCAATATAGATCTTACTTCTAATGTAGAAGAGGCAGATTTTATATTATTATCAGCTTTCCTTGAGGAAGATGAAGATTTAACTACTCATGATGAAGTATTAAAAAAAGCTGTAGATAGGGATATTCCAGCTATTTGTGCTAATCCTGATGTTACTGCTCATCAAGGTAATAAAATTAGATATTGCCCAGGTACATTTGCCAATAAATATAAAGAATTCGGTGGTGTTGTTCATTATTATGGTAAGCCTGATAGTCGTTTGTTTGATGCAGCTATAGATAAGCATTTATCCGGTATTGATAGATCAAAGATTTTGATGATTGGTGATACTATGGATACAGATATTCTGGGAGCTAATAGAGCTGGTATTGATAGTGTGTTAGTGCTCAGTGGAAATGGACGAGAAGTGGCATCTAGACTTTCCTTAGGTGAAAGTGATTTATTTAAAAATTATAAAGCAAGACCAACTTGGATTAGCAAAGGAATAGAGAGGTTATAG
- the coaD gene encoding pantetheine-phosphate adenylyltransferase: MEKIGIYPGTFDPITAGHMDIILRASKVLDKLYIGVAMDSMKSPLFSQEERLEMIQQELSDNNIKKGLVEVEAFSGLLVNFAKQRSASIIIRGLRAVSDFEFEFQMSCMNSILDSEMQTIFLPASADLQLVSSKFVKEVTRLGGDTGGFISDRVKRILVDKYK; this comes from the coding sequence GTGGAAAAAATAGGGATTTATCCAGGGACATTTGACCCGATTACTGCAGGACATATGGACATTATCTTACGTGCTTCAAAAGTGTTAGATAAATTATATATTGGTGTTGCTATGGATAGCATGAAATCTCCATTGTTTTCTCAGGAAGAAAGATTGGAGATGATTCAACAAGAATTGTCTGATAATAATATAAAAAAAGGTCTTGTTGAAGTTGAGGCATTTTCTGGGTTGTTAGTAAATTTTGCTAAGCAAAGATCAGCAAGTATTATCATTCGTGGCTTAAGAGCAGTATCTGATTTTGAGTTTGAATTTCAAATGTCTTGCATGAATTCAATACTTGATAGTGAGATGCAAACCATATTCCTTCCAGCTTCTGCTGATTTACAATTGGTGTCCTCAAAATTTGTTAAAGAAGTTACAAGACTTGGAGGTGATACTGGAGGATTTATCTCAGATAGAGTTAAGAGAATATTGGTTGATAAATATAAGTGA
- the dapE gene encoding succinyl-diaminopimelate desuccinylase, with the protein MTKDPIELAKELIRFPTITPVDAGIIDFLCEYLTPYGFECKKLVFGEVTSLYARYGKQEPNFCFAGHTDVVPPGDNWSSNPFNPVIKNGMLYGRGASDMKAALASFITATIEFIENNKFDGSISFLISGDEEAIAKDGTVKVLEYLRDNNEILSSCIVGEPTCSKNFGDVIKYGRRGSICFNLTVNGKQGHVAYPELSNNPIDRLLRILSDLKAKPLDSGNEDFDPSNLEITDITVGNEARNVIPASAQAKFNIRFNNLHNPEILEKLVKQICLKHSTNFVLEASCGSKPFVNSKDSKVIEVLKKSITQVLGKAPALSTTGGTSDARFIKDVCPVVEFGLLNETAHHVDEHVSCQDILDLKEIYLSFLKNYFQ; encoded by the coding sequence ATGACAAAAGATCCAATAGAATTAGCAAAAGAGTTAATTAGATTTCCTACCATCACCCCTGTTGATGCTGGAATTATAGACTTTTTATGTGAATACTTAACTCCTTATGGCTTTGAATGTAAGAAGTTAGTTTTTGGAGAAGTTACCAGTCTTTATGCTCGTTATGGAAAACAAGAGCCTAATTTTTGTTTTGCGGGTCATACAGATGTAGTTCCTCCAGGGGATAATTGGTCTTCAAATCCTTTCAATCCAGTTATTAAGAACGGTATGCTTTATGGGCGAGGGGCTTCAGATATGAAAGCAGCCCTGGCATCTTTTATAACAGCAACTATAGAATTTATAGAAAATAATAAATTTGATGGATCTATCAGCTTTTTAATTTCTGGAGATGAGGAAGCTATTGCCAAAGATGGTACGGTGAAAGTTTTAGAATATTTAAGAGACAATAATGAGATATTATCTTCCTGTATTGTAGGTGAACCAACTTGTTCTAAGAATTTTGGTGATGTCATAAAATATGGTCGTCGTGGTTCAATTTGTTTTAATCTTACTGTGAATGGTAAACAGGGGCATGTTGCATATCCAGAATTATCTAATAATCCAATTGATAGATTATTAAGAATATTAAGTGATTTAAAAGCCAAGCCTTTGGATAGCGGTAATGAAGATTTTGATCCTTCAAATTTAGAAATTACCGATATAACTGTAGGGAATGAAGCTAGAAATGTAATTCCAGCTAGCGCTCAAGCAAAATTTAATATTCGTTTTAATAATTTACATAATCCAGAAATTCTTGAGAAGCTTGTTAAACAAATATGTTTGAAACATAGTACTAACTTTGTTTTAGAGGCTAGCTGTGGATCAAAACCTTTTGTTAATTCTAAAGATTCTAAAGTAATAGAGGTTTTGAAAAAATCTATCACTCAAGTACTGGGTAAAGCTCCAGCTCTTTCCACTACTGGAGGAACATCAGATGCTAGGTTTATTAAAGATGTTTGTCCGGTAGTTGAATTTGGACTTCTTAATGAAACAGCTCATCATGTTGATGAACATGTTTCTTGTCAGGATATATTAGATTTAAAAGAAATATATCTAAGTTTTTTAAAGAATTATTTCCAATGA
- a CDS encoding copper chaperone PCu(A)C, whose translation MKNTFLLFFIALFPFISKAIIIDDVRIMQAEGNNYPAVVYLSLENDSDNLEYLVGVEVIDHPESKAIISKTVIEKNVARIIKIDRLAIPDYSKISLDPIGIYIVIHNLDSSSPIDLKFTFKNAGEVIVNSKIKNYRPIS comes from the coding sequence ATGAAAAATACTTTTCTATTATTTTTTATAGCCTTGTTTCCTTTTATTTCCAAGGCAATTATCATTGATGATGTGCGCATTATGCAGGCCGAAGGAAATAACTATCCTGCGGTTGTTTATTTAAGTTTAGAGAATGATAGTGATAATTTAGAATATTTAGTGGGTGTAGAAGTTATAGATCATCCTGAATCTAAAGCTATAATTAGTAAAACAGTTATTGAGAAGAATGTAGCCAGAATAATTAAAATTGACCGTTTAGCCATTCCAGATTATTCAAAGATTAGCCTTGATCCCATTGGGATATATATTGTGATTCATAACTTAGATTCATCATCGCCAATAGATCTTAAATTCACTTTTAAGAATGCTGGAGAAGTGATTGTTAACAGCAAAATTAAAAACTATCGTCCCATTTCATAG
- a CDS encoding efflux RND transporter permease subunit: MNISTIFIRRPVATVLLSLGIAIGGILGFRSLSVGSLPQVEFPIIMVQALLPGASPEIMASSVATPLEKVFSRISGIEDMTSSSTLGSSKIIIQFNIDKNSDTAAREVQAAIDAAESTLPDNMPSKPQYKKVNPADAPIMLLALTSKNHKIEELFDIASSVLQQKILRTEGVGQVIAAGSSLPAVRIDLDPNKMSKYGISLNQVSNLVDAHNMSFPKGQITEDKYSYEIVTNDELFKAEDYANLVISNKNDNIVRISDIANVRDSAQDLLNSGLLNSEPAVLLVIFKQPSANVVQINSSISNDLPMLKESLPAGVEITKVMDRSITIKASLFDVEMTLIHAVLFVVLVVFIFLGNVRSTIIPGVALVLSILGTFGVMWLLDYSLNSFSLMALTIATGFVVDDAIVVLENVSRYIEKGMRPMEAAIKGAAEISFTITSISISLIAVFIPLLLMGGLIGRLFREFSVTLAVSVLISLVVSLTLSPMMCAYTLKSNLTKSEHNSVFYNFLNNMKNGYSSSLSWALDHQKFMMFVFIATVALNIHLYAIVPKGFFPQQDTGRVLATVITDQNSSFKRLNSKFADLLDIIRKDPAVENTIGYISSGSINTGTIFAALKPLEVRKISADLIIDRIRKNLVDISGATIYMQSAQDIVIGGRQSNAQFQYTISADNLEDANKYAPMIQEKIEKIPGVVDVSSDQGSNGLQSFVEVDHDRAAKFGVSTENIDQILYGAFGQKTISTMYGIHNQYYVVMGLAPEYTEDPKSLDLLYIPNNENKLIPLSSFAKFTKGSSLISVAHQGLTPSATLSFNLLPGVSLGDAVELINKELATLQMPITVQGSFKGTAQAFQSSLSSQVILILAALAAVYIVLGMLYESLLHPITILSTLPSAGVGALLALLITDMDLTIIAIIGIILLIGIVKKNAIMMIDFVLEIEKHQVIDPRDAIHQAAVMRFRPIMMTTMSAILGAVPMALGTGLGSEMQKPLGVSIIGGLILSQMLTLYTIPVIYLAVDKFRKKP; encoded by the coding sequence GTGAATATCTCTACTATTTTTATTAGAAGACCTGTAGCAACTGTTTTACTCTCTTTAGGAATAGCTATAGGAGGAATTTTAGGGTTTAGGAGTCTCTCGGTTGGGTCACTCCCACAAGTTGAATTTCCTATAATCATGGTACAAGCCTTACTCCCTGGAGCCAGCCCTGAAATTATGGCTTCTTCTGTTGCAACACCATTAGAAAAAGTATTTAGCCGTATTTCTGGTATTGAAGATATGACCTCTAGCAGCACCCTTGGAAGCAGCAAAATAATTATTCAGTTTAATATTGATAAAAATAGTGATACAGCAGCTAGAGAGGTGCAAGCAGCCATTGACGCTGCTGAAAGCACTTTGCCTGATAACATGCCATCTAAACCCCAATATAAAAAAGTTAATCCTGCTGATGCTCCTATAATGCTTTTGGCTCTCACTTCTAAAAACCATAAAATTGAAGAATTATTTGATATTGCCTCATCTGTTTTACAACAAAAGATACTTAGAACAGAAGGAGTGGGACAGGTTATTGCAGCAGGAAGCTCCCTTCCGGCAGTTAGAATAGACTTAGATCCTAACAAGATGTCTAAATATGGAATCAGCTTAAACCAAGTTAGCAACTTAGTTGACGCCCATAATATGAGTTTTCCTAAGGGACAAATCACTGAAGATAAATATTCTTATGAGATTGTAACCAATGATGAATTATTTAAAGCTGAAGATTATGCAAATTTAGTTATAAGCAATAAAAATGATAACATTGTTAGAATCTCTGATATTGCAAATGTTAGAGACTCAGCTCAGGATTTACTTAATAGTGGACTTTTAAACAGCGAACCAGCAGTTCTCTTAGTAATTTTTAAACAACCAAGTGCAAATGTAGTGCAAATTAATAGTTCAATAAGCAATGATTTGCCCATGCTAAAAGAGTCATTACCTGCCGGAGTTGAAATTACCAAAGTTATGGATAGATCAATCACAATCAAAGCTTCTTTATTTGATGTGGAGATGACTTTAATTCATGCTGTATTATTTGTTGTTTTGGTAGTATTTATATTCCTAGGAAATGTTAGATCTACAATTATACCAGGAGTAGCTTTAGTCTTATCTATATTAGGAACTTTTGGAGTAATGTGGTTATTAGATTATAGTCTAAACTCTTTCTCCCTTATGGCCTTAACTATTGCAACTGGATTTGTTGTGGATGATGCAATTGTGGTGCTAGAAAATGTTTCACGATATATAGAAAAGGGTATGAGACCTATGGAAGCCGCCATTAAAGGTGCAGCTGAAATAAGTTTTACTATCACTTCTATTAGTATTTCTTTAATTGCTGTATTTATTCCACTATTACTAATGGGAGGATTAATTGGTAGATTATTCAGAGAATTCTCTGTAACTTTAGCAGTGTCTGTCTTAATTTCACTGGTTGTTTCTTTAACTTTAAGCCCCATGATGTGTGCTTATACTTTAAAATCTAACCTTACAAAATCAGAACATAATTCTGTTTTCTACAATTTTCTAAATAACATGAAGAACGGTTATTCTTCTAGTTTGTCTTGGGCTCTTGATCACCAAAAGTTTATGATGTTTGTATTTATAGCTACTGTTGCTTTAAACATTCATTTATATGCTATAGTTCCCAAAGGTTTTTTTCCTCAACAAGACACAGGAAGAGTATTAGCTACAGTCATAACTGACCAAAATAGTTCATTCAAAAGATTAAATAGCAAATTTGCAGATCTTCTTGACATTATCAGAAAAGACCCTGCTGTTGAAAATACAATTGGATATATTAGTAGTGGAAGTATCAACACAGGTACCATCTTCGCAGCTCTAAAACCATTAGAGGTAAGAAAAATATCTGCCGATCTAATCATTGATAGAATTAGAAAAAACTTAGTTGATATATCAGGTGCCACAATATATATGCAATCCGCACAGGACATTGTTATTGGAGGAAGACAAAGCAATGCTCAATTCCAATACACAATATCTGCAGATAATTTAGAAGATGCCAATAAATATGCTCCAATGATTCAAGAAAAAATAGAAAAAATCCCTGGAGTTGTTGATGTTAGTAGTGACCAGGGAAGCAATGGTTTACAAAGTTTTGTTGAGGTTGATCATGATAGAGCTGCTAAATTCGGTGTTAGTACGGAAAATATTGATCAAATTCTATATGGAGCATTTGGACAAAAAACAATCTCAACAATGTATGGTATTCATAATCAATATTACGTTGTTATGGGGTTAGCTCCTGAATATACAGAAGACCCAAAATCACTAGACTTACTTTATATTCCTAATAATGAAAACAAACTAATTCCGTTATCGTCATTTGCAAAATTCACCAAAGGTTCCAGTTTAATATCTGTAGCCCATCAAGGACTCACTCCTTCAGCCACTCTATCATTCAATTTGCTTCCTGGGGTATCTTTGGGAGATGCTGTGGAACTAATCAATAAAGAGCTAGCTACTTTACAAATGCCAATTACTGTTCAAGGTTCATTTAAAGGAACAGCACAAGCATTTCAATCATCCCTAAGCAGCCAGGTTATTTTAATATTAGCGGCATTAGCAGCAGTTTATATAGTTTTAGGCATGCTTTATGAAAGCCTGCTTCACCCAATTACTATTTTATCTACCTTGCCTTCAGCTGGCGTTGGAGCGTTACTTGCATTATTAATTACTGACATGGATCTGACTATTATTGCCATAATAGGAATTATCCTGCTAATAGGAATAGTAAAGAAAAACGCCATAATGATGATTGATTTTGTTCTAGAGATAGAAAAACATCAAGTAATAGATCCAAGAGATGCAATACATCAAGCTGCTGTAATGAGATTTAGACCTATTATGATGACCACTATGTCAGCCATTCTTGGCGCAGTTCCCATGGCGCTTGGCACCGGACTTGGATCTGAAATGCAAAAACCTCTTGGGGTGTCTATTATTGGAGGATTAATCCTTAGCCAAATGCTTACATTATACACTATTCCTGTAATATACTTGGCTGTCGATAAGTTTAGAAAGAAACCTTAA